From Streptomyces sp. NBC_01754, a single genomic window includes:
- a CDS encoding zinc ribbon domain-containing protein, whose translation MNATPQVLAVLDDLLSSSAPDARGALWRLAEQGRELDANIVRLPPGAGVGEHQEDTLDVLLVVLSGGGDLRTGGGDTLALTRATVTWLPRTSRRALEAGPEGLTYLTVHRRRPGLTIAPAAKASTGYEGGEAPCMLDLVCPECGRLSADRAPRFCSACGEPFPGSRAD comes from the coding sequence GTGAACGCGACTCCTCAGGTACTCGCCGTACTGGACGATCTGCTCTCCTCCTCCGCCCCGGACGCGCGCGGGGCGCTGTGGCGCCTCGCCGAGCAGGGCCGGGAGCTGGACGCCAACATCGTGCGTCTGCCACCGGGTGCCGGGGTGGGTGAGCATCAGGAGGACACCCTGGACGTGCTGCTGGTCGTCCTCTCCGGTGGCGGGGACCTGCGTACGGGCGGCGGCGACACCCTGGCCCTCACCCGGGCGACCGTGACCTGGCTGCCGCGTACCTCCCGCCGCGCCCTGGAGGCCGGGCCCGAGGGCCTGACGTATCTCACGGTGCACCGCCGCCGTCCGGGTCTCACGATCGCGCCGGCCGCGAAGGCGTCCACCGGGTACGAGGGCGGCGAGGCCCCGTGCATGCTGGACCTGGTCTGTCCGGAGTGCGGCCGGCTGTCGGCGGACCGGGCGCCGAGGTTCTGCAGCGCGTGCGGGGAGCCCTTCCCGGGGAGCCGGGCGGACTGA
- a CDS encoding SDR family oxidoreductase: MNAHETTARPLALITGVGRTVGIGAGIARQLAASGWDIAFTYWTPYDERMDWGVEQGAAEAITALLAAHGAASAAIEADLADPDTPGRVLDEAESRLGPVTALVMCHAESVDSGLLDTSVESFDRHFAVNARASWLLIREYGLRFRSTPGTGRIIALTSDHTVGNLPYGASKGALDRLTLAAARELAHLGVTANVINPGPVDTGWMTPELAETLTAATPLGRLGTPRDTAHLVDFLCSAQGQWVNGQLLMSNGGLA; this comes from the coding sequence ATGAACGCGCACGAAACCACCGCCCGCCCGCTCGCCCTGATCACCGGCGTCGGCCGCACCGTCGGCATCGGCGCCGGGATCGCCCGCCAACTGGCCGCGTCAGGCTGGGACATCGCGTTCACCTACTGGACGCCGTACGACGAACGCATGGACTGGGGCGTCGAGCAGGGCGCCGCCGAGGCCATCACCGCCCTGCTCGCCGCGCACGGTGCCGCCTCAGCCGCGATCGAGGCGGACCTCGCCGACCCCGACACCCCCGGCCGCGTCCTCGACGAGGCCGAGAGCCGGCTCGGACCGGTGACCGCGCTGGTGATGTGCCACGCCGAATCGGTCGACTCCGGGCTGCTCGACACCTCGGTGGAGAGTTTCGACCGGCACTTCGCGGTCAACGCCCGTGCCTCCTGGCTGCTGATCCGGGAGTACGGGCTGCGCTTCCGCTCCACCCCGGGCACGGGCAGGATCATCGCCTTGACCAGCGACCACACGGTCGGCAATCTGCCGTACGGGGCGAGCAAGGGCGCCCTGGACCGGCTCACCCTGGCCGCAGCCCGGGAGCTGGCGCATCTCGGCGTGACGGCGAACGTCATCAACCCGGGTCCGGTGGACACCGGTTGGATGACGCCGGAGCTGGCGGAGACCCTGACCGCCGCCACCCCGCTCGGCCGCCTCGGCACCCCACGCGACACGGCCCATCTCGTGGACTTCCTGTGTTCGGCCCAGGGGCAGTGGGTCAACGGGCAGCTGCTGATGAGCAACGGGGGCCTGGCGTAG
- a CDS encoding metal-sensitive transcriptional regulator, whose amino-acid sequence MQLDMAADELKSVLNRLRRAQGQIAGVIKMIEEGRDCEDVVTQLAAASRALDRAGFSIIATGLEQCLAEEGQTTADKDRMRARLEKLFLSLA is encoded by the coding sequence ATGCAACTCGACATGGCGGCCGACGAGCTGAAGTCGGTGCTCAACCGGCTGCGCCGGGCCCAGGGCCAGATCGCCGGGGTCATCAAGATGATCGAGGAGGGCCGGGACTGCGAGGACGTCGTCACCCAGCTCGCCGCCGCCTCCCGGGCCCTGGACCGGGCGGGCTTCTCGATCATCGCGACGGGCCTGGAGCAGTGCCTGGCCGAGGAGGGTCAGACCACCGCCGACAAGGACCGGATGCGTGCCCGGCTGGAGAAACTGTTCCTCTCGCTTGCCTGA
- a CDS encoding sensor histidine kinase gives MRQRGSWPAGVGVGFVRACAVAVVSMLIPALWAAAVALGIRWGAGNPWSWTAPVLLVGVGTFALSRPVCRMTRFLVTRWTTAVIPSGYRQAGPVTRMSTGYWWNGFGYERTRRDALMDQMWRVRWNDPANWRDLRFTGILPLTAGVVACLPPAWVAAAVVGLGRPDTSARVLGALGLVLAVAVAPLAWRAVEPVAVRFLRPSPAMALADRVEELTAQRADTTVAQAAEIRRIERDLHDGAQARLVALGLSLATAQKLMESDPDRARALMRDAQAGAASSLAELRELTRGISPPVLSERGLADAVRALALDIPLDVDVSADAGLRLDPPVESAVYFGVAELLTNAVKHARASRVRVRLARDAADAGLVAEVEDDGRGGAEARDGGGLAGLRRRLAVFDGTVEISSPPGGPTRVRMSVPCESS, from the coding sequence ATGAGACAACGGGGTTCCTGGCCGGCGGGCGTCGGCGTGGGGTTCGTACGGGCGTGCGCCGTGGCGGTCGTCAGCATGCTGATACCGGCCCTGTGGGCCGCCGCCGTGGCGCTGGGGATCCGGTGGGGGGCGGGGAACCCGTGGTCGTGGACGGCGCCCGTCCTGCTGGTGGGCGTCGGCACGTTCGCCCTGTCGCGCCCGGTCTGCCGGATGACCCGCTTCCTCGTCACGAGGTGGACCACCGCCGTGATCCCTTCCGGATACCGGCAGGCCGGACCGGTCACGCGGATGTCCACCGGATACTGGTGGAACGGCTTCGGTTACGAACGCACCAGGCGCGACGCCCTCATGGACCAGATGTGGCGGGTCCGGTGGAACGACCCCGCCAACTGGCGGGACCTGCGGTTCACCGGCATCCTGCCGCTCACCGCGGGCGTGGTCGCGTGCCTCCCGCCGGCCTGGGTGGCCGCAGCGGTCGTGGGGCTCGGCCGGCCGGACACCTCCGCACGCGTCCTCGGGGCGCTCGGCCTGGTACTGGCCGTCGCCGTGGCCCCGCTCGCCTGGCGGGCCGTCGAGCCGGTGGCCGTACGCTTCCTGCGGCCGTCACCCGCCATGGCGCTCGCCGACCGGGTGGAGGAACTCACCGCCCAGCGCGCGGACACCACGGTCGCGCAGGCCGCCGAGATCCGCCGGATCGAACGCGACCTGCACGACGGGGCGCAGGCCCGCCTCGTCGCGCTCGGGCTCTCCCTGGCGACCGCCCAGAAGCTGATGGAGAGCGACCCCGACCGGGCCAGGGCGCTGATGCGGGACGCACAGGCCGGGGCGGCCTCCTCGCTGGCCGAACTCCGCGAACTGACCCGTGGGATCAGTCCGCCGGTGCTCTCCGAACGGGGCCTCGCCGACGCCGTACGCGCCCTCGCCCTGGACATCCCCCTCGACGTGGACGTCAGCGCGGACGCCGGGCTGCGTCTCGACCCGCCGGTCGAGTCCGCCGTCTACTTCGGCGTCGCGGAGCTGCTGACCAACGCGGTCAAACACGCGCGAGCCTCCAGGGTGCGCGTCAGGCTCGCCCGTGACGCCGCCGACGCCGGCCTCGTCGCCGAGGTCGAGGACGACGGCCGGGGCGGTGCCGAGGCCCGGGACGGCGGCGGACTCGCGGGGCTGCGCCGCCGTCTCGCGGTCTTCGACGGCACGGTGGAGATCAGCAGCCCTCCGGGCGGCCCGACCCGTGTGAGGATGTCGGTGCCATGCGAATCGTCGTAG
- a CDS encoding response regulator transcription factor produces the protein MRIVVAEDLYLLRDGMVRLIEACGHQVVATAATGPETLDALRTWRPDVSVIDVRMPPDQSDEGLRATLAARAEIPGLPVLILSQHVEQLYARELLADGSGGVGYLLKESVFDADQFIGALERVAAGGTAMDPAVIAKLLAGSAPARRLDRLTEREYAVLGLMAEGLSNRAVGRRLFLSESAVSKYTTSMFGKLGITDDEDGNRRVLAVLAYLNP, from the coding sequence ATGCGAATCGTCGTAGCCGAAGACCTCTACCTCCTGCGTGACGGGATGGTCCGCCTCATCGAGGCGTGCGGGCACCAGGTGGTGGCGACGGCGGCCACCGGACCCGAGACGCTCGACGCCCTGCGGACCTGGCGCCCCGATGTGTCCGTCATCGACGTCCGCATGCCACCGGACCAGTCGGACGAGGGCCTGCGGGCGACCCTCGCCGCGCGCGCCGAGATCCCTGGGCTGCCGGTCCTCATCCTCTCGCAGCATGTCGAGCAGCTGTACGCCCGCGAGCTCCTGGCCGACGGGTCCGGCGGCGTCGGCTACCTCCTCAAGGAGAGCGTGTTCGACGCCGACCAGTTCATCGGCGCCCTGGAACGCGTCGCGGCCGGCGGCACCGCCATGGATCCGGCCGTCATCGCGAAACTGCTGGCCGGCAGCGCCCCGGCCCGACGGCTCGACCGGCTCACCGAACGGGAGTACGCCGTCCTGGGCCTCATGGCGGAGGGACTGTCCAACCGGGCCGTCGGCCGCCGCCTCTTCCTCAGTGAGAGCGCCGTCAGCAAGTACACGACGTCCATGTTCGGCAAGCTCGGCATCACCGACGACGAGGACGGCAACCGCCGCGTCCTCGCGGTCCTCGCCTACCTGAACCCCTGA
- a CDS encoding TetR/AcrR family transcriptional regulator has protein sequence MDVSVDQVTGTVDLARTRARGQLLEAGLELFGVYGYAQTSEQALCEVAGVPEEVLWEEFGSREGVLMAIHNRVTTKGLRAAEQALLSEGMDDCPLEMRFRRLFDAYVYAVTRDLREARVTFVEVLGVSPAVDEHCKRWKDLWADFLTGEAERAAVRGEVEEREQRVVVMVMVGTVHELMAHHSRRARRARPEEVSQELTTLGLEMMGIAPPAGSAG, from the coding sequence GTGGATGTCTCGGTGGACCAGGTGACCGGCACGGTCGACCTGGCGCGTACCCGGGCCCGTGGGCAGCTTCTCGAAGCAGGGCTGGAACTGTTCGGCGTCTACGGATACGCGCAGACGTCGGAGCAGGCGCTGTGCGAGGTGGCCGGGGTGCCGGAGGAGGTGCTGTGGGAGGAGTTCGGCTCCCGTGAGGGGGTGCTGATGGCCATCCACAACCGGGTGACGACCAAGGGCCTGCGGGCGGCCGAGCAGGCCCTGTTGTCGGAAGGCATGGACGACTGCCCGCTGGAGATGCGTTTCCGGCGTCTGTTCGACGCCTATGTGTACGCGGTGACCAGGGACCTCCGTGAGGCCCGGGTGACGTTCGTGGAGGTACTGGGCGTCAGCCCGGCGGTGGACGAGCACTGCAAGCGGTGGAAGGACCTGTGGGCGGACTTCCTGACGGGCGAGGCCGAACGCGCCGCCGTCCGTGGGGAGGTGGAGGAGCGGGAGCAGCGCGTGGTCGTGATGGTGATGGTGGGTACGGTGCACGAGCTGATGGCCCATCACAGCCGCCGCGCCCGCCGTGCCAGGCCCGAGGAGGTCTCCCAGGAACTCACCACGCTGGGGCTGGAGATGATGGGGATCGCGCCACCGGCCGGTAGTGCCGGGTAG
- a CDS encoding sensor histidine kinase has protein sequence MHMTTRPGRMIRLPFRGAGRAVSFLVTGVLIQLGVLFVLGLPWILLEPAAMWAILLAVLVPFAAVVLSGPLLTEAQHGRFRARLGVGIPSPYRGRRPPLPVWLRSPARHRQLRYHLLDGPLLGLAGALTLLTLVAGVAGTSAFAWVWLLPPDRGAGVGGPAVRGTYATLAGLVLLSTAAWLSGVLARLDTRIATVRLGPGREERLARRIEDLAVSRAGLVDAVDAERRRIERDLHDGAQQRLVSLAVNLGLARATLGDLPEEARRVIDEAHREAKEAIEELSGLVRGLHPAVLEDRGLDAALSGIAARAPLPVRVRVDLPSRPSPTIEAVAYFVVSEALTNVVKHAKASRAEVTVERAGSSLLAVVGDDGVGGARLTGGTGLVGLAKRVASADGTLSVDSPAGGPTVVTVELPCVL, from the coding sequence ATGCACATGACCACCCGCCCGGGGCGCATGATCCGCCTTCCGTTCCGGGGGGCCGGAAGAGCGGTCTCGTTCCTGGTCACGGGGGTGCTGATCCAGCTCGGTGTCCTGTTCGTGCTGGGCCTTCCCTGGATACTCCTGGAGCCGGCCGCGATGTGGGCCATCCTCCTCGCGGTCCTCGTGCCGTTCGCCGCCGTCGTGCTCTCCGGGCCGTTGCTGACCGAGGCGCAGCACGGTCGCTTCCGTGCCCGGCTCGGCGTGGGCATCCCGTCGCCCTACCGGGGGCGGCGGCCCCCGCTGCCCGTGTGGCTGCGGTCCCCGGCGAGGCATCGGCAGCTCAGGTACCACCTGCTGGACGGGCCGCTGCTCGGCCTCGCCGGGGCTCTGACCCTTCTGACCTTGGTCGCCGGCGTCGCGGGGACCTCGGCCTTCGCCTGGGTCTGGCTGCTGCCGCCGGACCGGGGCGCCGGCGTCGGTGGTCCAGCCGTCCGGGGAACGTACGCCACCCTGGCCGGTCTCGTCCTGCTCTCTACCGCGGCCTGGCTGTCCGGTGTCCTCGCCCGGCTCGACACCCGTATCGCCACCGTGCGGCTGGGGCCCGGCCGGGAGGAACGGTTGGCACGCCGGATCGAGGACCTGGCGGTGAGCCGGGCGGGTCTGGTGGACGCGGTCGACGCCGAACGGCGGCGCATCGAACGGGACCTGCACGACGGCGCCCAGCAGCGGCTGGTGTCCCTGGCGGTCAACCTCGGGCTGGCCAGGGCCACGCTAGGTGACCTGCCCGAGGAGGCTCGCCGGGTGATCGACGAGGCGCACCGGGAGGCGAAGGAGGCGATAGAGGAGTTGAGCGGCCTCGTGCGCGGGCTGCATCCGGCCGTACTGGAGGACCGGGGCCTGGACGCCGCGTTGTCCGGCATCGCCGCCCGGGCGCCCCTCCCGGTACGCGTGAGGGTGGACCTGCCGTCGCGTCCGTCCCCCACCATCGAGGCGGTCGCCTACTTCGTCGTATCGGAAGCGCTGACGAACGTGGTCAAGCATGCGAAGGCATCCAGGGCCGAGGTCACGGTGGAGCGTGCCGGGAGCAGTCTGCTGGCGGTCGTCGGAGACGACGGGGTGGGCGGCGCGCGGCTCACGGGCGGTACCGGGCTGGTGGGGCTGGCCAAGCGGGTCGCCTCGGCCGATGGCACGCTGTCGGTCGACAGTCCCGCCGGGGGGCCGACCGTTGTCACCGTGGAGTTGCCGTGCGTGCTGTGA
- a CDS encoding response regulator transcription factor yields MRAVIAEDSVLLRIGVVKVLEMAGFEVAAEVGDAEALLAAVEEYRPDIAVVDVRMPPGFTDEGVRAALVIRRQWPGTAVLLLSQYVEERYAADLLSADASGVGYLLKQRVADVEEFADALRRVAAGGTALDPQVVSQLLVRRHSDPLDRLTAREREVLELIAGGRSNAGVAGELVVSESAVAKHINSIFAKLDLPKADGDHRRVLAVLRFLGVA; encoded by the coding sequence GTGCGTGCTGTGATCGCTGAGGATTCCGTCCTGCTCAGGATCGGCGTGGTCAAGGTCCTGGAGATGGCCGGGTTCGAGGTGGCCGCGGAAGTCGGCGACGCGGAGGCGCTGTTGGCCGCGGTGGAGGAGTACCGGCCGGACATCGCGGTGGTGGACGTCCGGATGCCGCCCGGCTTCACGGACGAGGGAGTGCGTGCCGCGCTCGTCATCAGACGGCAGTGGCCGGGAACGGCGGTCCTGCTGCTCTCGCAGTACGTGGAGGAGCGGTACGCCGCCGACCTGTTGTCCGCCGACGCCTCGGGGGTCGGCTATCTGCTCAAGCAACGGGTGGCCGACGTCGAGGAGTTCGCCGACGCACTGCGCCGGGTGGCCGCCGGGGGCACGGCGCTGGACCCGCAGGTGGTCTCGCAGCTGCTGGTGCGCCGCCACAGCGATCCGCTGGACCGGCTCACCGCGCGGGAGCGCGAGGTCCTGGAACTGATCGCGGGCGGCCGGTCCAACGCGGGTGTCGCCGGGGAACTCGTGGTCAGTGAGAGCGCGGTGGCCAAGCACATCAACAGCATCTTCGCCAAGCTCGACCTGCCGAAGGCGGACGGCGACCACCGCCGGGTGCTCGCCGTCCTGCGCTTCCTCGGCGTCGCCTGA
- a CDS encoding M20 family metallopeptidase has product MTTHRTAQPRVDAMLDDLRTLVEIESPSRDLKALRDSAEAVAALIEKHLGGRATLVESEAGPHVHWSGGGDPKVLVLGHHDTVFPLGTLERRPFAVEDGRVTGPGVFDMLGGLVQAVHGLALLDDRSGVEILVTADEEVGSRASRALIEERALACGAVLVFEGSADGGVLKTGRKGCGTFEVTVTGRASHAGLEPEAGINALVEASHQVLDMVALSRPGVGTTVTPTVASVGGQDNVVPAQATVLVDVRVESAEEKERVESAFAALTPHLDGARIEVQGGVGRPPMPESASTALMALAKRLFPQLEGTAVGGGSDGNFTAALGVPTLDGLGAVGGGAHADHEFLLVDTLAERAELAAGLVAAIQDGPELTTDGGPLTADAGR; this is encoded by the coding sequence ATGACCACGCACAGGACCGCCCAGCCACGTGTCGACGCGATGCTCGACGACCTCAGGACACTCGTCGAGATCGAGTCCCCGTCCCGCGACCTCAAGGCCCTGCGCGACTCGGCCGAGGCGGTCGCCGCCCTCATCGAGAAGCATCTCGGCGGGCGGGCGACCCTCGTCGAGAGCGAGGCCGGGCCGCATGTGCACTGGTCGGGCGGGGGTGACCCCAAGGTGCTCGTCCTCGGACACCACGACACGGTCTTCCCGCTCGGCACGCTGGAACGCCGCCCCTTCGCCGTCGAGGACGGCCGGGTGACCGGCCCCGGGGTCTTCGACATGCTGGGAGGTCTGGTCCAGGCCGTCCACGGGCTGGCGCTGCTGGACGACAGGTCCGGCGTGGAGATCCTGGTCACCGCCGACGAAGAGGTCGGCTCCCGCGCCTCCCGCGCCCTCATCGAGGAACGCGCCCTCGCGTGCGGTGCCGTGCTCGTCTTCGAGGGCTCCGCCGACGGCGGCGTCCTGAAGACCGGCCGCAAGGGCTGCGGCACGTTCGAGGTGACCGTCACCGGCCGGGCCTCGCACGCCGGACTGGAACCCGAGGCGGGGATCAACGCCCTGGTCGAGGCATCCCACCAGGTACTGGACATGGTGGCGCTCAGCCGGCCCGGGGTCGGCACGACCGTCACCCCGACCGTCGCGTCCGTGGGCGGCCAGGACAACGTCGTCCCCGCGCAGGCGACCGTGCTCGTCGACGTCCGGGTCGAGTCGGCCGAGGAGAAGGAGCGCGTCGAGTCGGCGTTCGCCGCACTGACTCCGCACCTCGACGGCGCGCGGATCGAGGTCCAGGGAGGCGTCGGCCGGCCTCCGATGCCCGAGTCCGCGTCGACCGCCCTCATGGCGCTGGCCAAGCGGCTCTTCCCGCAGCTGGAGGGGACGGCGGTCGGCGGCGGAAGCGACGGCAACTTCACGGCCGCGCTGGGGGTTCCGACGCTGGACGGTCTCGGGGCGGTCGGCGGAGGCGCCCACGCCGACCACGAGTTCCTGCTGGTCGACACCCTGGCCGAGCGGGCGGAGCTGGCCGCCGGACTGGTGGCGGCGATCCAGGACGGTCCGGAGCTCACGACGGACGGCGGCCCGCTCACGGCCGACGCCGGACGCTGA
- a CDS encoding GDSL-type esterase/lipase family protein, whose product MRFLFVGDSMTIGRSGDFTWRYRMWQHLRATLGDGGHTITGPRTELYDTEAGAALSHAYGDPSFPASARRHLAGWGEGWLHMAPVIADTVRTTRADVLLVSLGLIDLGFYTDSGQTALNVREFIAAARTANPRVRMVLLPVIPNIRAESDAPFATECDRFNILLAKAVADLDTPSSPLLLASHPQGYDIHTDTYDGTHPGPSGEHRLAAAFADALHQAWGVGGRYAGALASA is encoded by the coding sequence ATGCGTTTTCTCTTCGTCGGCGACTCCATGACCATCGGGCGTTCCGGCGACTTCACCTGGCGCTACCGCATGTGGCAGCACCTTCGGGCGACGCTCGGCGACGGCGGCCACACGATCACCGGCCCGCGCACCGAGCTGTACGACACCGAGGCGGGCGCCGCGCTCTCCCACGCGTACGGTGACCCCTCCTTCCCGGCGTCCGCCCGCCGGCACCTGGCCGGCTGGGGCGAGGGCTGGCTGCACATGGCACCGGTCATCGCCGACACGGTCCGGACCACCCGAGCGGACGTCCTGCTGGTCTCACTCGGCCTGATAGACCTCGGCTTCTACACCGACAGCGGGCAGACGGCCCTGAACGTACGGGAGTTCATCGCGGCGGCGCGCACGGCGAACCCGCGCGTCCGGATGGTCCTGCTCCCCGTGATACCGAACATACGGGCCGAGTCGGACGCCCCCTTCGCCACCGAGTGCGACCGCTTCAACATCCTCCTGGCGAAAGCCGTGGCCGACCTCGACACCCCGTCCTCCCCACTGCTGCTCGCGTCCCACCCGCAGGGGTACGACATCCACACCGACACCTACGACGGCACCCACCCCGGCCCCAGCGGCGAACACCGCCTGGCCGCCGCGTTCGCCGACGCGCTGCACCAGGCGTGGGGCGTCGGCGGCCGGTACGCCGGTGCCCTGGCCTCGGCCTGA
- a CDS encoding WD40 repeat domain-containing protein, with protein sequence MRPPLSLSAVAAVLLLYTGAVPAVADGGKADQSFTITDPRITESSGLAASRVHPGIYWTHNDSDDGPYVFAVDSRTGRTVATITMRGIGEPRDVEAISLGPDGNLYVGDIGDNLDGTWDHVWIYRFPEPKRLADATVEATQFDVTYADGPRDAEALMVHPKTGRVYIASKNPKGGGLYEGPEKLTTGRNNVFRRVDEVPWVTDGAFSPDGGHLVLRSYFSARGYVFENGRLGAYHAVAAPFQRQAESVTYTADGSAMMFGSEGVGSEVVRVEATAEDGYDGGREKGTGEGTDDGRTTSSGVAPGGGDEDGGSGDGTEKGTVTGGAVLLVLAALAVFGFRKRRG encoded by the coding sequence ATGAGACCGCCGCTGTCCCTCTCCGCCGTCGCTGCCGTCCTCCTGCTGTACACGGGGGCGGTGCCCGCCGTGGCGGACGGGGGGAAGGCCGATCAGAGCTTCACGATCACGGACCCCCGGATCACGGAGTCCAGCGGGCTCGCCGCCAGCCGCGTCCACCCCGGGATCTACTGGACGCACAACGACAGCGACGACGGGCCGTACGTCTTCGCCGTCGACTCCCGGACCGGCAGGACCGTCGCGACGATCACCATGCGCGGGATCGGCGAACCGCGCGACGTGGAGGCGATATCGCTCGGCCCGGACGGGAACCTGTACGTCGGTGACATCGGCGACAACCTCGACGGGACCTGGGACCACGTCTGGATCTACCGCTTCCCCGAACCGAAGCGGCTCGCGGACGCCACCGTGGAGGCCACCCAGTTCGACGTGACGTACGCCGACGGGCCCCGCGACGCCGAGGCGCTGATGGTCCACCCGAAGACGGGCCGCGTCTACATCGCGTCGAAGAACCCGAAGGGCGGCGGGCTCTACGAGGGACCCGAGAAGCTGACCACCGGGCGGAACAACGTCTTCCGGCGGGTGGACGAGGTGCCGTGGGTGACGGACGGGGCGTTCTCGCCGGACGGCGGGCACCTGGTGCTGCGCTCCTACTTCAGTGCCCGGGGCTACGTGTTCGAGAACGGCCGGCTCGGCGCGTACCACGCCGTGGCCGCGCCGTTCCAGAGGCAGGCCGAGTCGGTGACGTACACCGCCGACGGCTCGGCGATGATGTTCGGCTCCGAGGGGGTGGGCAGCGAGGTGGTGCGGGTCGAGGCCACGGCGGAGGACGGGTACGACGGCGGGCGGGAGAAGGGGACGGGGGAGGGGACGGACGACGGGCGTACGACGTCCTCCGGCGTGGCCCCGGGCGGCGGCGACGAGGACGGCGGGAGCGGGGACGGCACCGAGAAGGGGACCGTGACCGGGGGAGCCGTACTGCTCGTGCTCGCCGCGCTGGCCGTGTTCGGCTTCAGGAAACGGCGCGGGTGA
- a CDS encoding PPOX class F420-dependent oxidoreductase has translation METIRELEPFVKQYTVLLSTRRPDGSAAHTPVSIAVEGDHAYIRTFSSAWKVDRMRNHPVVEIAPCTVRGAPTGPPVKAWARLLPQESKENTHAARTLSRKYPALQGVAVPLAHRLKRDRTLHYELRPFSDER, from the coding sequence ATGGAGACGATCCGTGAGCTAGAGCCCTTCGTGAAGCAGTACACCGTCCTGCTCAGCACCCGCCGGCCGGACGGATCCGCCGCCCACACCCCCGTCAGCATCGCGGTCGAAGGCGATCACGCGTACATCCGTACGTTCTCCTCGGCCTGGAAAGTCGACCGGATGCGCAACCACCCGGTGGTGGAGATCGCTCCCTGCACCGTGCGGGGCGCGCCGACCGGGCCGCCGGTGAAGGCCTGGGCGCGGCTCCTGCCGCAGGAGTCGAAGGAGAACACGCATGCCGCCCGGACCCTGTCCCGGAAGTATCCGGCGCTCCAGGGCGTGGCCGTGCCCCTCGCGCACCGGCTGAAGCGCGACCGCACCCTCCACTACGAACTGCGGCCCTTCTCCGACGAGCGATGA
- a CDS encoding class I SAM-dependent DNA methyltransferase, with amino-acid sequence MTASDFPHTTRASYDAIAADYASHFRDELAGKPLDRAVLDAFAELVAAGGGGPVADIGCGPGRITGYLYARGVDVFGIDLSPGMLAAARELHPGLRFEEGSMLALGLPDGGLGGVLAWYSTIHVPDERLPDALAEFHRVLAPGGHLLLGFQAGDGTLSLDEAFGRDIALDFRRRDPERVGALLEDAGLEVRARMLRDVETEGAFPERTPQAFLIARKPVAPKPAAGGGEDGTAG; translated from the coding sequence GTGACCGCATCCGACTTCCCGCACACCACCCGGGCGTCCTACGACGCCATCGCCGCCGACTACGCCTCCCACTTCCGGGACGAACTGGCCGGCAAACCCCTCGACAGGGCCGTGCTCGACGCCTTCGCCGAACTCGTGGCGGCGGGCGGGGGAGGGCCGGTGGCCGATATCGGCTGCGGCCCGGGGCGGATCACGGGATACCTGTACGCCCGGGGCGTCGACGTGTTCGGTATCGATCTGTCCCCGGGGATGCTGGCCGCGGCACGGGAATTGCACCCCGGGCTGCGGTTCGAAGAGGGGTCGATGCTCGCCCTCGGGCTGCCGGACGGCGGACTGGGCGGAGTGCTCGCCTGGTACTCCACGATCCACGTCCCGGACGAGCGGCTCCCGGACGCCCTGGCGGAGTTCCACCGGGTGCTCGCCCCCGGCGGACACCTGCTGCTGGGGTTCCAGGCGGGCGACGGCACCCTGAGCCTCGATGAGGCGTTCGGCCGGGACATCGCGCTCGACTTCCGCCGGCGCGATCCCGAGCGGGTGGGGGCGCTGCTCGAGGACGCCGGGCTGGAGGTCCGGGCGCGGATGCTGCGTGACGTCGAGACGGAGGGCGCCTTCCCGGAGAGGACACCGCAGGCTTTCCTGATCGCGAGGAAGCCGGTCGCGCCGAAGCCGGCCGCCGGCGGCGGGGAGGACGGGACCGCCGGCTGA